From Lolium perenne isolate Kyuss_39 chromosome 5, Kyuss_2.0, whole genome shotgun sequence, a single genomic window includes:
- the LOC139831648 gene encoding uncharacterized protein codes for MKVLYTNSAASVEEWITNAEGSLDSSARKIVGLDVEYDKLSGTYFNPKKAAVIQLCVGTDVLVYHICHADERSESLVEFLHGFRYIFAGFCTTEDCKVLSRSNLYVHNLKDIQEIWRDPDKKKKLQGLKDVAGAIIDPIYFEMKDGFGRAEHRMWANPPPLPPKHLEYAARDAYATYEVYRRLDLFERGFFSLFKHPEKKRGRDW; via the coding sequence ATGAAGGTTCTGTACACGAATTCAGCAGCTAGTGTTGAGGAGTGGATCACCAATGCTGAAGGTTCCCTCGATTCTTCTGCTAGGAAGATTGTTGGTCTTGATGTTGAGTATGACAAACTCAGTGGTACCTATTTCAATCCGAAGAAAGCTGCTGTGATCCAGCTATGTGTTGGCACCGATGTTCTTGTGTACCACATATGCCATGCTGATGAGAGGAGTGAAAGTTTGGTTGAGTTTCTTCATGGCTTTAGGTACATTTTTGCTGGTTTTTGCACCACAGAAGACTGCAAAGTTCTCTCACGTTCAAATCTCTATGTTCATAATCTGAAGGATATCCAGGAAATATGGAGAGATCCGGACAAAAAGAAGAAACTTCAAGGCCTGAAGGATGTtgctggagctattatagatccaatctattttgagatgaaggatggtTTTGGAAGGGCAGAGCACAGGATGTGGGCTAATCCGCCGCCTCTACCGCCTAAGCATTTGGAATATGCTGCACGGGATGCATATGCAACCTACGAGGTTTATCGAAGGCTGGATTTGTTTGAGAGGGGCTTCTTCTCCTTATTCAAACATCCCGAGAAGAAGCGTGGCAGGGATTGGTGA
- the LOC139831649 gene encoding uncharacterized protein, whose translation MKVLYTNAAASVEEWLTNAEASLDSSARKIVGLDVEYDKLSGTYFNPKKAAVIQLCVGTDVLVYHICHADERSEKLYDFFYGYRYTFAGFCVAEDRTILSRSKYYVHNVKDIQAIWRDPDNRKRTQGLKDVAGAIIDPIYFEMKDGFGRAEHRMWADPPPLPPKHLEYAARDAYATYEVFRRLDVFERGFFSLFKHPEKKRGGLVKILVL comes from the coding sequence ATGAAGGTCCTGTACACAAACGCAGCAGCTAGTGTTGAGGAGTGGCTCACCAATGCTGAAGCTTCCCTAGATTCTTCTGCTAGGAAGATTGTTGGTCTTGATGTTGAGTATGACAAACTCAGTGGAACCTATTTCAATCCGAAGAAAGCTGCTGTGATCCAGCTATGTGTTGGCACTGATGTTCTTGTGTACCACATATGCCATGCTGATGAGAGGAGTGAAAAGTTGTATGATTTCTTTTATGGCTATAGGTACACTTTTGCTGGGTTTTGTGTCGCAGAAGACCGCACCATTCTGTCACGTTCAAAGTACTATGTTCATAATGTGAAGGATATCCAGGCAATATGGAGAGATCCGGACAACAGGAAGAGAACTCAAGGTTTGAAGGATGTtgctggagctattatagatccaatctattttgagatgaaggatggtTTTGGAAGGGCAGAGCACAGGATGTGGGCTGATCCGCCGCCTCTACCGCCTAAGCATTTGGAATATGCTGCACGGGATGCATATGCCACGTATGAGGTTTTTCGGAGGCTGGATGTGTTTGAGAGGGGCTTCTTCTCCTTATTCAAACATCCCGAGAAGAAGCGTGGTGGATTGGTGAAGATTTTAGTTTTGTAG
- the LOC139831650 gene encoding uncharacterized protein, with the protein MDKDASNGGGGKVFDHVDDSGDAVFSGLGNLSSNMTDDADESKLGTYISDKTIRESLDLLNQDFAAYSADSLPRFLDPPAFDRTPAVEKGNMGSPVFDYTPLRQVLESETVEATPVMEETQSQSVAGTQIVTQDYMVEEQLAKEKERQAAKLAQHQEKLTTYYRKYPAKAKSVKGKAVVNDVPPKVRKERVVCRKIKENSPMGKAAAAAAAAQPRDPLQQTYAPGATQEDVAADKARNPVRRSPRVAATVQPTVASERVSSPGKSRLGRRKRKIDVDETYVPDSTEDGVAAGKCNAKKSRTELVSDESDFEAPAKGKKVGRKPGPSKPVVLEGDSKKVLKRPTKKTMARKRKADEDLDGEKTRFQQTVRCSLGEVRSAAAMLKQQHRLKVEQAGFGCVFQWVLEGNVSRVLMCYLMKTIDTSTMKLACGSGRVLEVNRDTVHQVFGFPIGGDTPILPAESGHDESLALLKQELGFESNASIEPKDLRQLLSDFVEDPEKEDLAVKVFFAILFSKLICPGSATRVGREAAMLVNMDYDKMAKMDYCQLVVDELKRAATKYQDPDIPQAGLEGCAVIPTVMYLDSIFLPPHSVMHTQTPRANFLHEKPLKAIYKMDIQKNGGPELMKYKFGRIVWKGRNQIAYSYRYRVEDLIVNLNEGTHRSEPDAGNANEHPAGGHCEIPISQIANVKTKDNHQSASTSAGMPSAGVIDQIGSLLQKVEHLSRTIPTTADRLKQFQGRLADGNFPSVEALDEQSKRETSLLDSLRGALSLMRTV; encoded by the exons ATGGATAAGGATGCTTCGAATGGTGGTGGAG gGAAGGTATTTGATCATGTTGATGATTCTGGTGATGCTGTGTTTTCTGGTTTGGGGAATTTATCTTCTAATATGACAGATGATGCCGATGAATCAAAGTTAGGAACATACATAT CTGACAAGACTATAAGAGAATCTCTGGATTTGCTGAACCAGGATTTTGCTGCATATTCTGCTGACAGTTTACCGCGTTTCTTAGATCCCCCAGCATTTGATAGGACTCCTGCTGTTGAGAAGGGTAACATGGGCAGCCCTGTTTTTGATTATACTCCTCTGCGGCAAGTTCTTGAGTCTGAAACAGTTGAAGCTACACCTGTGATGGAAGAAACTCAATCTCAGTCTGTGGCTGGTACTCAAATAGTTACTCAGGATTATATGGTTGAAGAACAGCTTGCGAAGGAAAAGGAGAGACAAGCTGCTAAATTAGCTCAGCACCAGGAGAAATTGACTACATATTACCGGAAATACCCTGCGAAAGCAAAGTCTGTTAAGGGTAAAGCTGTTGTCAATGATGTTCCTCCTAAAGTGAGGAAAGAAAGGGTTGTTTGCAGGAAGATAAAAGAGAATTCACCTATGGGgaaagctgctgctgctgctgctgctgcccagCCCAGAGATCCTTTGCAGCAGACATACGCCCCAGGTGCCACTCAAGAAGATGTTGCTGCTGACAAG GCTAGAAATCCTGTGCGGCGCAGCCCTCGTGTTGCTGCTACTGTCCAGCCCACTGTTGCTTCGGAACGAGTTTCATCTCCTGGGAAATCACGTCTGGGTCGCCGTAAACGTAAGATTGATGTCGATGAGACATATGTCCCAGATTCCACTGAAGATGGTGTTGCTGCTGGCAAG TGCAATGCTAAGAAGAGTCGTACAGAATTGGTTAGCGATGAATCAGACTTTGAAGCTCCTGCCAAG GGGAAGAAAGTTGGTAGGAAGCCAGGTCCTTCTAAACCTGTTGTTTTGGAAGGTGATTCGAAGAAAGTTCTGAAAAGGCCGACAAAGAAAACCATGGCTAGGAAGAGGAAGGCAgatgaagatcttgatggtgagaAGACACGTTTTCAGCAAACTGTTCGCTGTTCTCTCGGTGAAGTTCGTTCGGCTGCAGCAATGTTAAAACAGCAACACAGATTGAAGGTTGAGCAAGCTGGTTTTGGCTGTGTTTTTCAGTGGGTCCTGGAGGGTAACGTATCACGTGTTCTCATGTGTTATTTGATGAAGACTATTGACACTTCTACCATGAAGTTGGCTTGTGGATCTGGCAGAGTTCTAGAGGTTAATAGAGACACTGTTCATCAGGTGTTTGGTTTTCCTATAGGAGGCGATACTCCTATACTGCCTGCAGAATCTGGACATGACGAGTCATTGGCTCTTTTGAAACAAGAGCTTGGGTTCGAAAGCAATGCTAGTATTGAGCCTAAAGATCTGCGTCAATTGTTATCTGATTTTGTTGAAGACCCCGAGAAGGAAGATTTGGCTGTTAAGGTCTTCTTTGCCATTCTTTTTAGCAAGCTCATATGTCCTGGTTCAGCTACCCGTGTCGGTAGGGAAGCTGCAATGCTTGTGAACATGGATTATGATAAGATGGCAAAGATGGATTATTGCCAGCTTGTTGTTGATGAGTTGAAACGAGCTGCTACTAAATATCAAGACCCTGATATCCCTCAGGCTGGGTTAGAAGGGTGTGCTGTTATCCCCACTGTTATGTATCTTGACAGCATCTTTCTACCACCACATTCTGTCATGCATACTCAAACTCCTCGCGCAAACTTTCTTCATGAGAAACCTCTGAAGGCTATTTACAAAATGGACATTCAAAAGAATGGTGGACCAGAGTTGATGAAGTACAAGTTTGGCAGAATTGTG TGGAAAGGCCGCAACCAAATTGCTTATTCATATCGGTATCGTGTTGAAGATTTAATTGTCAATCTTAATGAGGGCACCCATCGTAGTGAGCCTGATGCTGGTAATGCCAATGAACATCCTGCTGGAGGTCATTGCGAGATTCCAATTTCGCAAATTGCTAATGTCAAGACGAAAGACAATCACCAGTCTGCTTCAACTAGTGCTGGGATGCCTTCTGCTGGTGTTATTGATCAGATTGGATCACTGTTGCAGAAAGTTGAGCATCTCTCTCGTACGATTCCGACTACAGCTGATCGTCTGAAACAATTTCAAGGTCGGCTTGCTGATGGTAATTTCCCCAGTGTTGAAGCACTGGATGAGCAGTCAAAGCGTGAAACATCGCTCCTTGATAGCTTGAGGGGGGCTTTGTCTCTAATGCGCACAG TTTGA